In the Bernardetia sp. genome, one interval contains:
- the lnt gene encoding apolipoprotein N-acyltransferase, whose translation MLSLLSFQAHIENYRRKKYYALSLSILGGILMALGWYFPFSPLLFVGLIPMMELIEFYFDKNEKQKADTTTTKKKKYFTRLCFFIWIYFIVWNVGVYWWLWNALSVGVIGVFLLNAFLQLLPIIFYVFTRRFSVGFINYLSLVSCWLFFEYVHLNWVLSYPWMNLGNALGEVPMWAQWYEYTGALGGSIWILLANILGHHVFIKQDIKVGAYLVWILVPIGISYGIYASYNDEEMKNLDSVEMAVLQPNLDCYNEKFSRNPKTGEPATNHISFKDQIQRYIDLAKSVMTDSTKYIVLPETAFHQNSTEYNYTSQPDLEPIFDFCRENNLILIAGADTYKFYTESDTIPKTARQSNGGSYYDMYNAAVQFAPFVKDSISFYHKSKLVIGAETNPIKMILPNQSASLLFVDIMGTLGTQDYRGVFTSPNSKAKVAPAICWEAVYGEFCTEYAQNGANVIVVPTNEGWWGNTPAPRQLWALSALRAIETRRSVARAANTGISGFIDQTGKDISRSNYGEQTALKYKVKLNNEITFYTLHGDYLGRLAGFLAVFFFISAFVRKLRQ comes from the coding sequence ATGCTGTCTCTCTTGTCATTTCAAGCACATATAGAAAATTATCGTCGAAAGAAATACTATGCTCTCTCACTATCTATTTTAGGAGGGATTTTGATGGCTTTGGGATGGTATTTTCCATTTTCTCCTTTGCTTTTTGTCGGACTCATTCCTATGATGGAACTGATAGAATTTTATTTTGATAAAAATGAAAAACAGAAAGCAGATACAACCACTACAAAAAAGAAGAAGTATTTTACTCGCTTATGCTTTTTTATCTGGATTTATTTTATTGTTTGGAATGTAGGTGTCTATTGGTGGCTTTGGAATGCGCTTAGTGTGGGAGTAATTGGTGTGTTTTTATTGAATGCTTTTTTACAACTTCTACCCATTATTTTTTATGTCTTTACGAGGCGTTTTTCAGTAGGGTTTATCAATTATCTATCGCTTGTTTCGTGTTGGTTATTTTTTGAATATGTTCATCTAAATTGGGTTTTGTCTTATCCTTGGATGAATCTTGGCAATGCACTTGGCGAAGTTCCGATGTGGGCGCAATGGTACGAATATACAGGAGCATTAGGAGGGAGTATTTGGATTTTGCTGGCAAATATTTTAGGACATCACGTTTTTATAAAGCAAGATATTAAAGTAGGGGCATATTTAGTTTGGATTTTAGTTCCGATAGGAATTTCTTACGGAATTTATGCAAGTTACAATGATGAAGAAATGAAAAACTTAGACTCAGTAGAAATGGCAGTTCTTCAACCTAATTTAGACTGTTACAATGAAAAATTTTCTCGCAATCCTAAAACGGGTGAACCTGCTACAAACCACATTTCTTTCAAAGACCAAATTCAGCGTTACATCGATTTAGCTAAGAGTGTTATGACTGATTCTACAAAGTATATTGTTCTTCCAGAAACAGCGTTTCATCAAAATTCGACAGAGTACAATTATACAAGTCAGCCAGATTTAGAACCCATTTTTGATTTTTGTAGAGAGAATAATCTCATTCTGATTGCTGGAGCAGACACATATAAGTTTTATACAGAAAGCGATACCATTCCCAAGACAGCACGACAGTCTAATGGAGGTTCGTATTACGATATGTATAACGCAGCCGTTCAGTTTGCGCCTTTTGTGAAAGATTCGATTTCATTTTATCATAAATCTAAACTTGTTATTGGAGCAGAAACTAATCCTATCAAAATGATTTTGCCTAATCAAAGTGCTTCTCTTCTGTTTGTAGATATTATGGGAACACTTGGAACACAAGATTATAGAGGAGTTTTTACTTCTCCTAATTCAAAAGCAAAAGTAGCTCCTGCTATCTGTTGGGAAGCCGTTTATGGAGAATTTTGTACAGAATATGCTCAAAATGGTGCAAACGTAATTGTTGTTCCTACAAATGAAGGTTGGTGGGGAAATACGCCAGCTCCTCGTCAGCTTTGGGCGTTGTCTGCCTTGCGTGCCATCGAAACACGCAGAAGTGTAGCACGAGCAGCCAACACAGGAATTTCTGGATTTATAGACCAAACAGGAAAAGATATTTCAAGAAGTAATTATGGAGAACAGACTGCATTGAAATACAAAGTAAAGCTAAATAACGAAATCACTTTTTACACTCTTCACGGCGATTATTTAGGCAGGTTAGCAGGTTTTTTAGCTGTCTTTTTCTTTATATCAGCTTTTGTAAGAAAGTTGAGACAGTAA
- a CDS encoding 1,4-dihydroxy-2-naphthoate polyprenyltransferase produces MKHWIEAARLRTLPLALASMLMGCFLAAINGYFDIKIASLTILTAVLLQILSNYANDYGDSIHGADHKDRVGPKRAVQEGKISSSQMKKAVVLFSILSFLSGVLLLIVAIDFEKESSLKTLGFFLLLGLFCIAGAILYTAGKKPYGYMGLGDIAVLIFFGWVAGGGTYFLQAQAYTDFQTISWDIFLPATSCGLFAVGVLNLNNIRDIKSDILAGKNSIPVRLGKEKASIYHALVISLAWICVFFFLFLKYQNPINFVFLITLPLFINNIIQVFKRKDMQLDPLLKQLALSTLLFVVLFGISFLID; encoded by the coding sequence ATGAAACATTGGATAGAAGCAGCCCGATTACGAACACTTCCTTTAGCACTAGCAAGTATGTTGATGGGTTGTTTTTTAGCTGCCATAAATGGATATTTTGATATAAAAATTGCTTCTCTGACTATTCTGACGGCTGTTTTATTACAGATTCTGTCAAATTACGCCAATGATTATGGAGATAGCATTCACGGTGCAGACCATAAAGACCGAGTAGGTCCTAAGCGTGCCGTACAAGAAGGAAAAATAAGCTCTTCGCAAATGAAAAAAGCTGTAGTTTTATTTTCTATTTTATCTTTTTTGAGTGGTGTTTTACTCTTAATTGTAGCGATAGATTTTGAAAAAGAAAGTAGCCTAAAAACGTTAGGTTTCTTTCTATTATTAGGACTTTTCTGTATCGCTGGGGCGATTCTCTACACAGCAGGGAAAAAACCATACGGATATATGGGTTTGGGAGATATTGCTGTTTTGATTTTCTTTGGTTGGGTTGCTGGTGGAGGAACGTATTTTTTGCAAGCACAAGCATACACAGATTTTCAAACTATTTCTTGGGATATTTTCTTACCTGCTACCTCGTGTGGGTTATTTGCTGTTGGAGTATTGAATCTAAATAATATCAGAGATATAAAATCCGATATTTTAGCTGGAAAAAACTCTATTCCTGTACGTTTGGGCAAAGAAAAGGCAAGTATTTATCACGCTCTTGTGATTAGTTTGGCTTGGATTTGTGTGTTCTTTTTCTTGTTTTTGAAGTATCAAAATCCTATAAATTTTGTATTTCTAATTACTTTGCCTTTGTTTATCAATAACATCATTCAAGTTTTCAAAAGAAAAGATATGCAACTTGACCCACTTCTAAAACAATTAGCTCTTTCTACACTTCTTTTTGTGGTTCTTTTTGGAATTAGTTTTTTGATAGACTAA